The segment AAAAGCCGACCGGACGTGTGCGCGCGCGGAAGATCGGCGCGGCAGTAAGGCGACGTAATTTCTCCCGGAGCATGCTCTCGCTTGCCGGCACGTCCTGGCGGGATCTCTCCTCGCATCGCGTCAGAAGGATGAGGTCGGCTCGTGAGGCGGCTGACTCCGGCTCTCGCAGCCGGCCGATGGGAATCAGTCCATCCTGACCGGCGCTGGTCGTTTCGCTTGCGTCCACCAAAAGCAGATTCACGTCCCGCGCCACGTCCAGCCGCTGATAGCCATCGTCGAGCAGAAACAGGTTGACCCCGCACTCGGCGGCCAGGGCATTCGCCGCCCGCACCCGGTCGGCACAAAGACCAATCGGCACATCCGGCAGATGCCGGCGAAAAAGAAGCGCTTCGTCACCAGTCCTGATCGTTCGGGAGTCGCCGGCTTCCCCTGGCCCCGAACCGTACTGGTTCGGGGCAGGCCGGAGAACCACCAACTCGTTTGCATCGCGCCGGCCATAGCCGCGGGCCAAGATTCCCGGGCGATAACCGGCTGCCTGGAGGTGCCGCGCCAGCCAAATCACCATGGGCGTTTTGCCCGTGCCACCCAGAGTCAGGTTCCCGACGGAAATCGTCTTGCCGGGCAACGGCGCCGCTCGCAGCACACCCCGGCGATAGAGTTCCGCCCGGAGGCGCATCATCCGGCCATAGAGTTCCGCCGGGGGCCTGAGGATCGCTCGCAAAAAGGGGTTGTGAATCATCGAAGTACCCCGGTCGCGCCGCGGCAGGCCGCCGGTCGGAGCGAGAGAATCTCTCGGATGACCCCGAGGGCGCGTTCGGTAGCGCCGCGGTGCCGCTCGACGAATTCCCGCGCGGCTTGACCCATGCGCTGGCGCCGGGCTTCATCGGC is part of the Candidatus Acidiferrales bacterium genome and harbors:
- the lpxK gene encoding tetraacyldisaccharide 4'-kinase, with protein sequence MIHNPFLRAILRPPAELYGRMMRLRAELYRRGVLRAAPLPGKTISVGNLTLGGTGKTPMVIWLARHLQAAGYRPGILARGYGRRDANELVVLRPAPNQYGSGPGEAGDSRTIRTGDEALLFRRHLPDVPIGLCADRVRAANALAAECGVNLFLLDDGYQRLDVARDVNLLLVDASETTSAGQDGLIPIGRLREPESAASRADLILLTRCEERSRQDVPASESMLREKLRRLTAAPIFRARTRPVGFFLAERDGQIVPEGEVRRGQWLAFCGIGNPAAFFADLRRWGLELAHCISFRDHHRYSPDNLAFLEKEAERRGATGLITTEKDFINLPPATPRPGKAGLPLYYCRIVLEPVEPEFWQEILRRLEQAG